One part of the Streptomyces ferrugineus genome encodes these proteins:
- a CDS encoding class I SAM-dependent methyltransferase, with protein MTRQRDRWAELTGGQAGEEYARRFAQLAESGHDVHGEAAFCAALLKPAARILDAGCGTGRIAIRLAELGHDCTGVDVDRSMLAIARRDAPALAWLHGDLAHLDSLALEPGFDLALAAGNVIPLLAPGTEPAVVRQLAAVLRPGGLLITGMGLDAEHLPLPEPTVTLKDFDRWCTQAGLTLRQRFATWGGDPYHQGGGYAVSVHSRPIT; from the coding sequence ATGACAAGGCAACGCGACCGCTGGGCGGAGCTGACAGGCGGACAAGCCGGAGAGGAGTACGCCCGACGGTTCGCGCAACTCGCTGAATCAGGCCACGATGTCCACGGCGAGGCCGCCTTCTGTGCCGCACTGTTGAAACCCGCCGCCCGGATACTCGATGCCGGCTGTGGCACCGGGCGGATCGCGATCCGGCTCGCCGAACTGGGGCACGACTGCACCGGTGTGGATGTCGACCGCTCCATGCTCGCCATCGCCCGCCGCGACGCCCCCGCACTGGCATGGCTCCACGGTGACCTGGCCCACCTGGACAGCCTTGCCCTGGAGCCCGGCTTCGACCTGGCGCTCGCTGCCGGAAACGTCATCCCGCTACTGGCCCCCGGCACCGAACCGGCTGTTGTCCGGCAACTCGCCGCTGTGCTGCGCCCCGGCGGACTGCTGATCACCGGCATGGGACTGGACGCAGAACACCTGCCGCTGCCGGAACCGACAGTAACGCTGAAGGATTTCGACCGCTGGTGCACGCAGGCCGGACTGACCCTGCGGCAACGCTTCGCCACGTGGGGCGGCGACCCCTACCACCAGGGCGGCGGCTATGCCGTCAGTGTGCACTCTCGCCCCATCACCTGA